The Anastrepha ludens isolate Willacy chromosome 2, idAnaLude1.1, whole genome shotgun sequence DNA window AATAGTGAACCTTGGACATGTAATTCTCATCTGACTTGTGGGCAAGTCCCTTCTCCACCAGTATGTCATTCAGCGTGCCTGTGGCGGTTTTTATAATGACATTCGAAACACCGGCAACCACGGAGTAAACTTCTATTTCGACTACACCAGCATCGGCTGTCTGCTGCATAAATTCCATAGCCTCCTCGGGCCATTTTCCGCTTGGCGACTTCACCGATGATGGCTCCACCATAACTAAGCGGCACTCAAACATACGTGGCGGTATGTCAACGAGGGACTCACAGCGATAGGGCAAACGACGCAATTGTTCGAAATCTATAACATCAGTGTTGCCATAGTCGACGAAGAATACCTAAGAAGTTAATTGTTTGGATAAAAACAAggatatatgaattttatgaaaaaaaaacaacggatTTTCTTTGAAGACTAGCTTCCATCAGTAGGAAAATCATTTACAAACattacaaaattcaaatcagCCCAACACTTTGGacttttttagcataaaattgcTAAATTTAACGCAATATTTGTACCAAAAaccattaaatttaatattaaatgtttcTACAAAAATCTTGATTTTGAATGGAGAAGTCaaacattaaaaatgtataatatcaAATACCTTAAACTGACAATGCTGCCGAGCCGCAGTCAACACTTTCAAGACTGTAGCGCgatgatatttattttcaaacggTGCCGCCACCATCATGCCTTTAGATATGGCCGCAGGGTTTCTGAAACGACCACGCTCCAGGTCTTCAGGGTTATGTAACAAGGCATTAATTTCGCGTAGGCGCTCCATTTCAGATAGCGgttggaaataaaatttcctGCAACTTTCAATCtgaaaggaaatatatattttttttgtatataaaatgcATAACAATAAGCAAGAGCTTCTCACATGTGTAATGTAGCCACGTATCATTTTCTGGAAAACCGATGGCAATACAATTAACTCgggattttttatttgtttcttagtCGGCTGCCAAATGCCTTCAACCATCCTGCCAATATGGCGCTCCTCCGCATATTTCACCTCGTTGCGTGGGCTTAAAAGAAATAGATTATACAAAATTCTATCAAAAAAGTTCCATTAAATGGCAAACACCTACTCCATAACACGCATGGTGGTGCGCATGCCAAGCATACGCATGCGCACGGCCTTGTATACCTCAGGACATACACGTCCTGGCACAACCAGCCTATAGGCTCCACCTTCAGAATCGTCATCCCGATCATTTTTGAATGTGACAAACACACGCTCGGCGCCCGGTTGAAAACGTACCTCGATATTTTTAGGATGTATGCGCACAGCACGAAACAGATCTTTAATTGAGCCCGCATACAGCTGACCAATGTGACGTGTATTGAAACCAGTAAAATAGACTGTGTTGCAAGGATCATTGCCACAAAGTGTGTGATAAATGCCACGTTCACGTTCCGTGTCATTCAAATTGGAACGTGTGAAATAATTGGGATAAAATGCGCCAGCTatgattattttcaatataattgTCATCTCCCGATCAATCCAACAAACGCGTTGATAAGCCTGTTGTTCACGTATGCCATATGATTTTAGACGGCTACGCAACTCTGTAACCAACAAATGCATCTCCTTCATTGAACGTAAATTAATGAAGAAACGTTTGGCCCAATTGTATTCGGGCCCTTCCTCGTGGATGTTTTGTTGTTCGCGCATTGAACTCCAAACCTAAAACAATCAAGAGGTTAGAgttggtatatgaaatattacaGTGTTCTAAACCTACGCGATAAGCACtcaaaatagcaaataaatcAGAACCAGAACCATCTGCCCAAACAAGTTTTTGTATATATGCATCTGCTTCACCCTGACCACGACGATCGACGCTCGACTTGAAAATTGAACGCACGCTTAAGCCGGcagctaaacaaaaaattatcagcATACATTAGCAAAGAAGAAAGTGCGAAATATTACAATTAGAAATCTACCCATTATAATCGTCTCATCCAGAGCACTAAAGATATAGCCCAGCAATATGAGACGTGTTAAACGTATATCCAATGGCATGCCGGCCATCACACGCCCCATAAAGGTCAAATCACCATCTTGTATTGAGTAAACGCCATTGACAGTTGTGAAGAGTGCGCCCACCTCCTTCAGCGTCAATATGGTGTTGTGTATATCGGAAAGATTTGGCGGTGTCATTGCCAAGCCGAGTATATCAGGCGGTGGACCCATATCGAGCAGTTTGGCTTTCAGCACAGCATTCTCCAGCGGGCAACGCAGCATTTCCGCGGTGCTAAACTCTTCCATGTAATGCTGAAATTATCGAATAgttcttaaaaagaaattagttgACCGAGTGTTTTCTTAGCATACATCATAAAAATTCTTTGAGACCATACGATAGACGCGGCCATTCATGACACGACCTGCTCGGCCGGCACGTTGACGGCAATTTGCGCGCGACGCCCAATGCAATTGCAGTGAAGAGAAATTTGTTGCAGTATCAGTAATTAGCGATTTCGTCAAACAAAAATCAATGACTGTAAATAGAAagtacaaatttcaattttttcaattttcaatgaaaactaacttttatttctttcaccAACCATATTTAACATCGGGCACGGTGATAGAACTCTCTGCAATATTTGTAGATAATATTACTTTTCGAAATCCCCCAGGTGGGTTGTTAAATACTTTGTTCTGTTCATCCGGCGAGATTAAAGAATGTAAACGTATGGGATAGAGTTTTACATTGTTGCTGTAACGAATAAATTGcgatttaattcaattatttcagcttaataaaaatgaattcattcATTCGTACTCATCAGATTCGCTTAGTAATCTTAACTTGCTGGACATTTGTTCAATTTCGTTGATACCCGGCAAAAAGATGAGTATCGAAGTTTGTTGTAAAGGGCCATTATCTATTGCCACAGCAGCTTCCTGTTTTTCTATATTGTCTATAACAATAATCAATTTAAGTGCGATATTAAACATTTCTTTAGAGATGCCAGGATCAGAAATGTCCACGTCGATGttctacaaaataataaaacatagaaaatcaatttatcaaTTTACAATGTAAACAAAATACTTGGAACTTACTGCACTATTTATACGCCCCAGATCGGATAAGTAGAATTCGCGTACTTGAAAAAGTCGACGCGAGTCCACACGCAGCACTGGCGCTGGTTTGCGACGTATAGTAAAGTAGTCGGAGAACTAGAATAAAATCGTACatttaattcttaaataaacacaaaaatactCTCAACACTTCTACCTCTCCTGCATTAATGGTGGCTGACATAAGTACGATTTTTACATCACGTGAATTTGTAGTTAGCAACTTTCTTATGACTATAAGTAGGAAATCCATTTCCTGATCACGTTCGTGCACCTCATCAAGAATTATATGTGTGAATTGTTTGAGTGATTTTTCTTTAATCAGTTTCTGTAGCAGCACACCAGTCGTGCAGTATATCAAGCGTGTATCTTCGCTAATATTGGCATGCAGGCCAAcctataaaataaagaaagcaaTTAGAAATTGTTAAGTGAATTGATTACCACCAGCTTACCTGAAAACCGACCACAGAACCTTCTTCCCATTTTCTTTCTTGGCAGACACGTTTAGCAATTGATATTGCCGCAATACGGCGTGGTTGTGTGCAGACAATTTTGCAGTAGTCTCGATTCTCATAGGCCTCGTCAAGTATATATTGAGGCACCTGCAAATTAGATTATTATCGAAATTTACTATATTATGTGGAAAAATAAGCGCTATAAAATATGGAAGAATGATTCCCACAGCTCAAAACTAATACTTCATTTAAATCTAAAATTAACTTAAAGAAATTGGCAGACCGAAGATAGAGAGGCCTGCGGGAGCACCTCTTCAATTACAAGATGACGAGATACAGGCCAAAACAGATCGACAattactggaccggacagtgtacagacagactaTAAACTCCAGGAACGGGAGACACTTACAACCTTCTTAATCTCCCGacctccgaatgccgttatcgatgcccaaccaccacccataaCAGTCGAAGAGCTCTAGCTACCCCGatagtcccgcgtaaccttggcgcaattacgttctggatactgaagcaggttaaactcctacttatccagaatcgaccgcGACATATCCaatatatgtccagcatgttaaGGCACACCGACACGACTTTAACCTttccacatgccccatcaaacttACTCACATAACACCCGTCTCCCTCTGGACgtaacctgtcgaaacagcaggTTTCCTGGACCTACCGTTCAATAAACTAGAGGAAGAAGACCGGttatttac harbors:
- the LOC128871559 gene encoding probable ATP-dependent RNA helicase spindle-E → MNEIEEFFNFTKDFKREPALRGYISGDLAATAGKFDNGKPIKREYFGDQYSKPVAEKERRRMLDEDVSMEEIHSSRQGATSSTCMDELEDLSEEEDAKPKILRIDDGVYSKYNFNLKRDESLPIHDNKDQILNAIRKNPVVVLEGDTGCGKTTQVPQYILDEAYENRDYCKIVCTQPRRIAAISIAKRVCQERKWEEGSVVGFQVGLHANISEDTRLIYCTTGVLLQKLIKEKSLKQFTHIILDEVHERDQEMDFLLIVIRKLLTTNSRDVKIVLMSATINAGEFSDYFTIRRKPAPVLRVDSRRLFQVREFYLSDLGRINSANIDVDISDPGISKEMFNIALKLIIVIDNIEKQEAAVAIDNGPLQQTSILIFLPGINEIEQMSSKLRLLSESDDNNVKLYPIRLHSLISPDEQNKVFNNPPGGFRKVILSTNIAESSITVPDVKYVIDFCLTKSLITDTATNFSSLQLHWASRANCRQRAGRAGRVMNGRVYRMVSKNFYDHYMEEFSTAEMLRCPLENAVLKAKLLDMGPPPDILGLAMTPPNLSDIHNTILTLKEVGALFTTVNGVYSIQDGDLTFMGRVMAGMPLDIRLTRLILLGYIFSALDETIIMAAGLSVRSIFKSSVDRRGQGEADAYIQKLVWADGSGSDLFAILSAYRVWSSMREQQNIHEEGPEYNWAKRFFINLRSMKEMHLLVTELRSRLKSYGIREQQAYQRVCWIDREMTIILKIIIAGAFYPNYFTRSNLNDTERERGIYHTLCGNDPCNTVYFTGFNTRHIGQLYAGSIKDLFRAVRIHPKNIEVRFQPGAERVFVTFKNDRDDDSEGGAYRLVVPGRVCPEVYKAVRMRMLGMRTTMRVMDPRNEVKYAEERHIGRMVEGIWQPTKKQIKNPELIVLPSVFQKMIRGYITHIESCRKFYFQPLSEMERLREINALLHNPEDLERGRFRNPAAISKGMMVAAPFENKYHRATVLKVLTAARQHCQFKVFFVDYGNTDVIDFEQLRRLPYRCESLVDIPPRMFECRLVMVEPSSVKSPSGKWPEEAMEFMQQTADAGVVEIEVYSVVAGVSNVIIKTATGTLNDILVEKGLAHKSDENYMSKADHDFRLRKQSVATRFLDEDHSKQNEEYMRSIQQETDLEVDPPPREYCTKAINLRGPFSALETKICSAVRIGTWKSVNVERDSVNSVLIDTDPQDVHERLIVAASITEAQSAETLTARSTTLMPNIHGFGALMTLLFCPTMQIKRNSNKTKYVTVLAGLGYNEETYKPLYEEHDIVLNLDAEILKDDIELINQLRYCMDTMLYTDPGCETLPILPNTRADLSAKIKNLIIRLLNKNRKYIETHVDSLDNVWQRYDPEEVIETEPIYGKRSIFPLHAALKLYDEKFDRIHALGVHCQELHRLRQFDGSIQPITCQLCNQSLENIVQLRIHLLSQLHRDREYQIRFKMPR